In a genomic window of bacterium:
- the lpxD gene encoding UDP-3-O-(3-hydroxymyristoyl)glucosamine N-acyltransferase produces the protein MSGVRLTLRELAELLKAELAGDGEIAVTGVSTLGEAGPEEISFLANRKYRPALESTRAGAVIVSPEDRVEGKNLLVSKNPYLAFARAVKLFNPPSHPGNGVSGEAFIAKNVTLGEGVNVMAGAHVEEGAVVGPRTVIYPGAYLGKEAKTGSDCILYSNVTVRERCILGDRVILQPGVVIGADGFGYATGPEGHEKIPQIGIVRLMDDVEVGAGSTIDRAALGETLVGRGTKIDNLVMVAHNVTIGEHCFIVSQTGISGSTKIGDYVVLAGQTGVAGHIEIGDKVIASGRAGLTNSVETGSHVAGMPPQPHREWLRTMGAYKKLPEMYKNLKELEKRLKSLEEDMKCVKPPEDPQ, from the coding sequence GTGAGCGGAGTAAGACTGACTCTCAGAGAACTCGCGGAGCTTTTAAAGGCCGAACTCGCCGGCGACGGGGAGATTGCGGTCACCGGCGTTTCCACCCTCGGAGAGGCGGGTCCGGAGGAGATATCCTTCCTCGCGAACAGAAAATACCGCCCGGCCCTCGAATCCACGAGGGCGGGAGCGGTTATCGTCTCCCCGGAGGACCGGGTAGAGGGTAAAAACCTTCTCGTCTCCAAAAATCCCTACCTCGCCTTTGCGCGGGCGGTGAAGCTGTTCAATCCGCCCTCCCATCCCGGCAACGGGGTGAGCGGCGAGGCGTTTATCGCCAAAAACGTCACTCTCGGCGAGGGGGTGAACGTAATGGCGGGCGCGCACGTGGAAGAGGGCGCCGTCGTCGGTCCCCGCACCGTAATCTACCCCGGCGCGTATCTCGGGAAAGAGGCGAAAACGGGTTCCGACTGCATCCTCTACTCCAACGTTACGGTGAGGGAGAGGTGCATCCTCGGCGACCGCGTGATACTGCAGCCGGGAGTGGTCATAGGGGCCGACGGCTTCGGCTACGCCACCGGCCCCGAGGGCCACGAAAAGATTCCCCAGATAGGCATCGTCCGGTTGATGGACGACGTCGAGGTGGGGGCGGGCTCCACGATAGACCGGGCCGCGCTGGGGGAGACGCTTGTCGGCAGGGGAACAAAGATCGACAATCTGGTGATGGTCGCCCACAACGTGACTATCGGAGAGCACTGCTTCATCGTCTCCCAGACGGGGATAAGCGGCTCGACCAAAATCGGCGATTACGTCGTTCTCGCCGGTCAGACCGGCGTTGCGGGCCACATAGAGATAGGCGACAAGGTCATCGCCTCGGGGAGGGCCGGGCTGACCAATTCCGTCGAAACCGGCTCCCACGTCGCCGGAATGCCGCCCCAGCCCCACAGGGAATGGCTGAGGACGATGGGCGCTTACAAGAAGCTCCCCGAAATGTACAAAAACCTGAAAGAACTTGAAAAAAGGCTTAAAAGCCTTGAGGAAGATATGAAGTGCGTCAAACCGCCGGAGGACCCCCAATGA
- a CDS encoding ABC transporter ATP-binding protein: MEKFLRVCCLKRSFRQGDTCVDVLNGIDLELQKGELLSVVGPSGAGKSTFLHILGTLDRPTSGKVLFDGEDVFERRDQDLADFRNRKIGFVFQFHHLLPEFTALENASMPARIAGMEQGEAEASAKELLDGVGLGHRLRHRPSELSGGEQQRVSLARALVMKPSLLLADEPTGNLDHATGKVVQDLLLYMNRCYGVTLVVATHNLELAAETDRVLTIEDGRVVKEVIN; encoded by the coding sequence ATGGAAAAATTTCTCAGGGTCTGCTGCCTGAAGAGGTCTTTCAGGCAGGGAGACACCTGTGTAGACGTTCTCAACGGAATCGATCTGGAGCTTCAAAAGGGCGAGCTTTTGTCGGTCGTCGGTCCCTCCGGCGCGGGCAAATCCACCTTTCTGCACATACTCGGAACCCTGGACCGGCCGACCTCGGGAAAGGTTCTCTTCGACGGCGAGGATGTCTTTGAAAGGCGGGATCAGGACCTGGCCGATTTCAGAAACCGGAAGATAGGATTTGTATTTCAGTTCCATCACCTGCTGCCTGAGTTCACCGCCCTTGAGAACGCCTCCATGCCCGCGAGGATAGCGGGTATGGAGCAGGGTGAGGCGGAGGCTTCGGCGAAGGAACTGCTCGACGGCGTCGGCCTCGGCCACAGGCTCCGCCACCGTCCCTCGGAACTCTCCGGCGGCGAGCAGCAGAGGGTGTCGCTGGCGCGGGCTCTGGTCATGAAACCTTCCCTTCTTCTCGCCGACGAGCCCACGGGGAATCTCGACCACGCCACCGGCAAGGTGGTGCAGGATCTGCTCCTTTACATGAACAGGTGTTACGGCGTCACTCTGGTTGTCGCGACCCACAATCTCGAACTTGCGGCCGAGACCGACAGGGTGCTTACGATAGAAGACGGAAGAGTCGTGAAAGAAGTGATAAATTGA
- a CDS encoding cyclic nucleotide-binding domain-containing protein, with amino-acid sequence MAVFKKDKPESKLTREAPHEVDFEALAGIDYKTLKAVAQTYADPALLYRPISLVRPLFRMEEGQLFQNTERLTLGEENGVCGSLPEGMASFIDSALPVDKEEIGRSFSPVSLPVGSLVFSEDDPAAFFYFVTRGHLAVFIKEPGGAEPIELETLGSGEFFGEEGLLGHKHRPYTVRVVEDALLMRAEVETLRQLVNRSARLMEILSSVRERRVACAISRVLGRNS; translated from the coding sequence ATGGCCGTATTTAAAAAAGACAAGCCGGAATCAAAACTTACGCGCGAGGCGCCGCACGAGGTGGATTTCGAGGCTCTCGCCGGCATCGATTACAAGACCCTCAAGGCTGTCGCGCAGACCTACGCCGACCCGGCCCTTCTCTACCGCCCGATCTCCCTCGTCCGCCCTCTCTTCCGCATGGAGGAGGGGCAGCTATTCCAGAACACCGAACGCCTCACGCTCGGCGAGGAAAACGGTGTCTGCGGCTCGCTGCCGGAGGGAATGGCTTCCTTTATCGACAGCGCCCTCCCCGTGGACAAGGAAGAGATAGGCAGGAGCTTTTCCCCCGTGTCGCTGCCCGTCGGGTCTCTGGTCTTTTCCGAGGACGATCCCGCGGCGTTTTTCTACTTCGTAACGAGGGGGCATCTGGCCGTCTTCATAAAGGAGCCGGGCGGGGCGGAGCCGATAGAGCTTGAAACCCTCGGTTCGGGCGAGTTTTTCGGGGAAGAGGGGCTTTTGGGCCACAAGCACAGACCCTATACGGTGAGGGTCGTGGAAGACGCCCTGCTCATGCGGGCGGAAGTGGAAACGCTCAGGCAACTGGTCAACAGAAGCGCCAGATTGATGGAAATCCTCTCCTCGGTCAGGGAGAGACGTGTCGCCTGCGCTATATCCAGGGTTTTGGGGAGAAATTCCTGA
- a CDS encoding acyl-ACP--UDP-N-acetylglucosamine O-acyltransferase, translating to MIDPRAVIHEGAKLHPTVKVGPFAVIGPNVEIGESTEVGAAAIIDGYTTIGAMNRIFPHAAVGLEPQDLKFKGEKTLLTIGDRNVIREFATMNPGTLGGGGITKVGSDCLFMTYSHVAHDCTVGNHVILANAATLAGHVEVEDYVILGGLSGVHQFSRLGQHCIIGGGSVVVMDVPPFVTAAGNRARLSGLNLVGLKRREFSEESIKAIRTAYRLLFQGSDTLTKAIEKLKSMEEFTHAEVRTFVEFLEKSQRGVTR from the coding sequence ATGATTGATCCAAGAGCCGTTATCCACGAGGGAGCGAAACTGCACCCGACGGTAAAGGTCGGGCCTTTCGCGGTAATAGGACCTAACGTCGAGATCGGCGAGTCCACCGAGGTCGGCGCGGCGGCCATCATCGACGGCTACACCACCATCGGGGCTATGAACAGGATTTTCCCCCACGCAGCGGTGGGGCTGGAGCCGCAGGACCTGAAATTCAAGGGCGAAAAAACCCTGCTCACTATCGGCGACAGGAACGTCATCCGCGAATTCGCCACGATGAACCCCGGCACCCTCGGCGGGGGAGGGATAACGAAGGTCGGCAGCGACTGCCTCTTTATGACTTACTCCCACGTCGCCCACGACTGCACTGTGGGCAACCACGTCATACTGGCCAACGCCGCCACCCTGGCGGGCCACGTCGAGGTGGAGGATTACGTCATACTGGGCGGGCTTTCCGGGGTCCACCAGTTTTCGAGGCTCGGGCAGCACTGTATAATCGGGGGCGGCTCCGTCGTCGTCATGGACGTGCCGCCCTTCGTCACCGCCGCCGGAAACCGGGCAAGGCTCTCGGGGCTGAATCTCGTCGGGCTTAAGAGGCGCGAATTTTCCGAGGAGTCGATAAAGGCTATACGCACGGCTTACCGCCTTCTCTTTCAGGGCTCCGACACCCTGACTAAGGCCATAGAAAAATTAAAGTCCATGGAAGAATTCACCCACGCTGAGGTAAGGACTTTCGTGGAGTTTCTGGAGAAGAGCCAGAGGGGAGTGACACGCTGA
- a CDS encoding lipoprotein-releasing ABC transporter permease subunit has product MSRLMGFELWIAYRYMRVRAREIFIKLITWLSVGGVAIGVMALVVVLAVMTGFEKDLREKIIGANPHVKITAKGKELKNYEELAKAALEVKGVKSARPYVERKMMISTKKSARGVLLRGVKAGAASGLPDLDRVVNSTDLSVTAGREMGPGILLGAELAKNLGVMQGDKVRVFSPGGAETPAGFLPRFRVFTVVETFVTGMYEYDSAWVLIDLDEARDFLRMEEGVTGIDIRVEEPANAASLARAIEGKAGGDYLVRDWMEMNRSLFGAMKLEKLTMFLVLGLIIVVAAFNIASTLIMVVMDKTRDIGILKSMGASKKAIMQIFMLKGALIGVTGTVLGVFLGVSLGLLLKSTNILGLPPDVFYMSAVPVEMQAGTIAVIALSSVFVCLAATVYPAWQAARLDPVETIRYE; this is encoded by the coding sequence ATGTCCCGGCTGATGGGCTTTGAGCTCTGGATTGCCTACCGCTACATGCGGGTGCGGGCAAGAGAGATCTTCATAAAGCTCATTACCTGGCTCAGCGTGGGCGGCGTCGCGATAGGCGTGATGGCGCTCGTGGTTGTTCTGGCGGTGATGACCGGCTTTGAAAAGGACCTTCGCGAGAAGATAATCGGCGCGAATCCCCACGTTAAGATAACCGCCAAAGGCAAAGAGCTTAAAAACTACGAGGAGCTTGCGAAAGCGGCCCTTGAGGTTAAGGGCGTCAAGTCCGCCCGCCCCTACGTGGAGCGCAAGATGATGATCTCGACGAAGAAGAGCGCGAGGGGCGTCCTTCTTCGCGGGGTAAAGGCGGGAGCGGCAAGCGGCCTTCCCGACCTCGACAGGGTGGTCAACTCAACCGATCTTTCGGTCACGGCCGGGAGGGAAATGGGGCCGGGGATACTCCTCGGCGCGGAGCTGGCGAAGAACCTCGGCGTGATGCAGGGCGACAAGGTGCGCGTCTTCAGCCCCGGCGGAGCGGAAACCCCTGCGGGGTTTCTGCCGAGGTTCCGGGTCTTCACCGTGGTTGAGACCTTCGTCACCGGCATGTACGAGTACGATTCGGCCTGGGTGCTTATCGATCTCGACGAGGCGAGGGACTTTCTCCGCATGGAGGAAGGGGTCACGGGCATCGACATAAGGGTCGAGGAACCCGCGAACGCCGCCTCTCTGGCTCGCGCGATAGAGGGAAAGGCCGGAGGGGATTATCTGGTCAGGGACTGGATGGAGATGAACCGCTCCCTCTTCGGGGCGATGAAGCTTGAAAAGCTGACGATGTTTCTCGTGCTGGGGCTCATTATCGTCGTCGCCGCCTTCAACATCGCCTCCACGCTCATCATGGTGGTGATGGACAAGACGCGGGACATTGGAATACTGAAATCGATGGGCGCGTCGAAAAAGGCGATAATGCAGATATTCATGCTCAAGGGAGCCCTTATCGGCGTGACGGGAACCGTCCTTGGGGTTTTTCTGGGCGTATCCCTCGGGCTTTTGCTGAAGTCCACGAACATCCTCGGCCTGCCGCCGGACGTTTTTTACATGAGCGCGGTGCCGGTGGAGATGCAGGCCGGAACCATTGCGGTTATTGCCTTGTCCTCGGTTTTCGTCTGCCTTGCGGCTACCGTCTACCCCGCGTGGCAGGCAGCGAGGCTCGACCCGGTCGAAACCATCCGGTACGAGTGA
- a CDS encoding LpxI family protein, which yields MSKIGIIAGAGEFPLILVRKCIEKGVEPVVVAIKEEADESLNELVDGVFWQPVGKVGKILKFLRTAGVSEAIAAGKVNKMRIFRDIKPDLTAMRLLWSLRDRKDDTIMNKVADLLAGEGVTLLPQTKFMEDYLPEPEVFTKRTPTEEEKSDIEFGFHMAKEIGSLDIGQTVIVKRRAVLAVEAIEGTDSCILRGGSLGNGDVVVIKVSKPNQDLRFDVPAIGLQTIKSCIDARAKILAIEARKTFFFQKTESVRLANRHNISIVSF from the coding sequence ATGTCGAAGATAGGCATCATTGCAGGAGCGGGCGAATTTCCGCTCATTCTAGTGAGAAAGTGCATTGAAAAGGGGGTGGAGCCCGTCGTCGTCGCGATAAAGGAGGAGGCGGACGAATCCCTGAACGAGCTTGTGGACGGGGTCTTCTGGCAGCCGGTGGGCAAGGTGGGCAAGATTCTGAAGTTTCTGCGCACCGCCGGAGTATCGGAAGCCATAGCCGCGGGCAAAGTCAACAAGATGCGCATCTTCCGCGACATCAAGCCCGATCTGACCGCCATGCGCCTTCTCTGGTCCCTGCGCGACCGCAAGGACGACACGATCATGAACAAGGTCGCCGATCTGCTTGCCGGGGAAGGGGTCACCCTACTTCCCCAAACGAAGTTCATGGAGGATTACCTTCCTGAGCCGGAGGTTTTCACCAAGCGCACTCCCACCGAAGAAGAAAAATCCGACATAGAATTCGGTTTTCACATGGCGAAGGAGATAGGGAGCCTCGACATCGGGCAGACCGTCATCGTGAAAAGGCGCGCAGTTCTGGCCGTCGAGGCCATCGAGGGCACGGATTCCTGCATCCTTCGCGGAGGCTCCCTCGGCAACGGGGACGTGGTGGTGATAAAGGTCTCGAAGCCCAATCAGGATCTGCGCTTCGACGTGCCCGCCATCGGGCTCCAGACGATTAAGTCCTGTATCGACGCAAGGGCGAAGATACTGGCCATCGAGGCGAGAAAGACCTTCTTTTTCCAGAAGACGGAATCGGTCCGTCTGGCGAACAGGCACAATATCTCGATAGTTTCCTTCTAG
- a CDS encoding OmpH family outer membrane protein, which yields MKKTTLAIVLAVFLAALLSTAGYCESQKIAVVDFEKCLTKSKKGARLGGEFRAKRDAIAKKITLKEDELKKMIADYEKQSPLMSAEAKSAKKSEFEKKKAEYQSEVESADKLMRQSGEELTSLVFKDLEGIIKDLAKKEGYSLILNSSGVWVLYYQDALDVTAEVIRLYDEKAAAEK from the coding sequence ATGAAGAAAACAACACTGGCAATCGTTTTGGCGGTCTTTCTCGCCGCTTTGCTGTCAACGGCGGGGTATTGCGAATCCCAGAAAATCGCCGTGGTCGATTTCGAGAAGTGCCTGACCAAGTCGAAGAAGGGCGCTCGCCTCGGCGGCGAATTTCGGGCCAAACGGGACGCGATAGCCAAGAAAATCACCCTGAAAGAAGACGAGCTCAAGAAGATGATCGCCGACTATGAAAAGCAGTCGCCGCTCATGTCCGCCGAGGCAAAGTCCGCGAAAAAAAGCGAGTTCGAGAAGAAAAAGGCCGAGTACCAGAGCGAGGTCGAATCCGCCGACAAGCTTATGCGCCAGTCCGGCGAAGAACTGACCTCACTGGTCTTCAAGGACCTCGAAGGGATAATAAAGGATCTCGCAAAGAAAGAGGGGTACAGCCTTATCCTCAACAGCTCCGGTGTCTGGGTGCTCTACTATCAGGACGCCCTCGATGTCACCGCCGAGGTCATACGTCTTTACGACGAAAAGGCGGCGGCTGAAAAGTGA
- the bamA gene encoding outer membrane protein assembly factor BamA encodes MLRRHSGCRDPQSRTCGRDRQGAYDRRRKSRERSDKLIKTGFRLLAVLLLLGLATFAAAQETVPSVTIKGLLRLEETPLLSTLKTVAGSAYDEANLRDDIKALYDTGNFDTVAASLESDGSVSFIVIEKPALHDWSLEGDDQIKEEDVEKELPLKTGELIKRGMVEQSEEILRRKYFEKGYYLCRITPEIKKIEDGKNRADLVFRVKRGEKVQVRKINLPGVSPEDEKALRDGMLLPEEGFWSWLTTSASFSKEQLDRDVEWINYYYADQGYAEARVDKPVVELTPDMRYVRVDIPITPGRLYDIGVVSFSGDSQFEEAKLREAAALKTGERFSSKNLREAMWRLEELHTDEGYAFARARPQVELDREKLLVKVNFAIEKGDRYTIGRIDVLGNTISRDRVLRREFEIAEGEIYKGSAIKDAQKRINRLGFFESVDMDLRRRPGTSLIDVEVKVKEQPTGTISAGGGYSTVDGIYGMINLSQRNLFGYGYQLSLNGMFGVENENYTLSFSNPRVYDSKVYAGLDLYKNYKEYSEFIRKSYGFSLKTGLSFNDEWSSRISYSLDNSEVYDVCTQSEYDAGTCTDPASLSVQEQEGTIITSSVTPSITYDTRDNYWEATKGVNVKLAAELAGGPMGFDSDYLKTNLDAKKYWPGPFDSVFTVEGHGAHIKSLSDEEVPIYERFALGGMYTIRGFGYRSIGPRDEATGEVLGGDKYVQFNAECLYPLVKEAKLKLVFFVDAGNVWDIGEDFFASRLRMSTGAGFRWFSPMGPLRLEYGRIIDGMEGSGDSRWDFSIGGFF; translated from the coding sequence GTGTTACGGCGTCACTCTGGTTGTCGCGACCCACAATCTCGAACTTGCGGCCGAGACCGACAGGGTGCTTACGATAGAAGACGGAAGAGTCGTGAAAGAAGTGATAAATTGATAAAAACCGGATTTCGTTTACTTGCCGTTCTGCTCCTTTTGGGGCTGGCGACGTTTGCCGCGGCCCAGGAGACCGTGCCTTCGGTTACGATAAAGGGACTCCTCCGGCTCGAAGAGACGCCTCTTTTGTCTACGCTAAAGACCGTCGCGGGGAGCGCCTACGACGAGGCGAACCTCAGGGACGACATAAAGGCGCTTTACGACACAGGCAATTTCGATACGGTCGCGGCCTCTCTGGAAAGCGACGGCAGCGTCTCCTTCATCGTGATCGAAAAGCCCGCCCTTCACGACTGGTCCCTGGAGGGGGACGACCAGATCAAGGAAGAGGATGTCGAAAAGGAGTTGCCCCTAAAGACAGGCGAGCTTATCAAGCGCGGAATGGTCGAGCAGTCCGAGGAGATTTTGCGCAGGAAGTACTTTGAGAAAGGATACTACCTTTGCAGGATCACCCCGGAGATTAAAAAGATAGAGGACGGCAAGAACAGGGCCGACCTCGTTTTTCGCGTAAAGAGGGGGGAAAAGGTCCAGGTCCGGAAGATAAACCTGCCGGGAGTCTCGCCAGAGGACGAAAAGGCCCTGCGCGACGGAATGCTCCTTCCGGAGGAAGGATTCTGGAGCTGGCTCACCACGTCCGCCTCCTTCAGCAAAGAGCAGCTCGACAGGGATGTCGAGTGGATAAATTACTACTACGCCGATCAGGGCTACGCCGAGGCGAGGGTAGACAAGCCGGTGGTCGAGCTGACCCCCGACATGCGCTACGTAAGGGTCGATATTCCCATAACCCCCGGCCGTCTTTACGACATCGGGGTTGTCTCCTTTTCAGGCGATTCGCAGTTTGAAGAGGCGAAGCTGCGCGAGGCGGCCGCGCTCAAAACAGGTGAGCGGTTCAGCTCCAAAAATCTGCGCGAGGCTATGTGGAGGCTGGAAGAACTCCATACCGACGAGGGCTACGCCTTCGCCAGGGCGAGGCCGCAGGTCGAACTTGACCGTGAAAAACTGCTTGTGAAGGTGAATTTCGCCATCGAAAAGGGCGACAGGTACACGATCGGAAGAATCGACGTGCTCGGAAACACCATTTCGAGGGATCGCGTGCTCCGGCGCGAATTCGAGATCGCCGAAGGCGAAATATACAAGGGCAGCGCCATCAAGGACGCCCAGAAGAGAATAAACCGGCTCGGCTTTTTTGAATCCGTCGACATGGACCTGCGCCGCAGGCCGGGGACCTCTCTTATAGACGTGGAGGTCAAGGTAAAGGAGCAGCCCACCGGCACGATAAGCGCGGGCGGCGGCTACTCCACCGTGGACGGTATTTACGGCATGATAAACCTGAGCCAGAGAAATCTTTTCGGCTACGGCTACCAGCTCTCCCTGAATGGAATGTTCGGCGTCGAGAACGAGAACTACACGCTCTCCTTCTCCAACCCGAGGGTCTATGACAGCAAGGTATATGCTGGCCTCGATCTCTACAAGAATTACAAGGAGTACTCGGAGTTTATCCGGAAATCCTACGGTTTCAGCCTGAAAACGGGTCTTTCCTTCAACGACGAGTGGAGCTCCCGGATATCCTATTCGCTCGACAATTCGGAGGTTTACGATGTCTGCACCCAGAGCGAGTACGACGCGGGAACCTGCACAGATCCCGCTTCTCTCAGCGTGCAGGAGCAGGAGGGCACCATTATCACCTCCTCCGTAACGCCCTCGATAACCTACGACACCAGAGACAATTACTGGGAGGCGACGAAGGGCGTAAACGTAAAGCTGGCGGCGGAGCTTGCGGGCGGGCCTATGGGTTTCGATTCCGATTACCTGAAGACCAATCTGGACGCAAAAAAGTACTGGCCCGGCCCCTTCGATTCGGTCTTTACGGTCGAGGGACACGGAGCCCACATTAAAAGCCTGAGCGACGAGGAGGTGCCGATTTACGAGCGCTTTGCTCTGGGCGGGATGTATACTATCCGCGGTTTCGGCTACCGCTCCATCGGTCCGAGAGACGAGGCCACCGGAGAGGTTCTCGGAGGCGACAAATACGTTCAGTTCAACGCGGAGTGTTTGTACCCGCTGGTAAAAGAGGCGAAACTCAAGCTGGTCTTCTTTGTGGACGCGGGCAACGTCTGGGACATCGGGGAGGATTTTTTCGCTTCGCGCCTTCGCATGTCCACCGGCGCGGGTTTCAGATGGTTTTCGCCGATGGGGCCGCTTCGGCTGGAGTACGGCCGGATAATCGACGGAATGGAAGGAAGCGGAGACTCCCGCTGGGATTTCAGCATCGGCGGATTCTTTTAA
- the fabZ gene encoding 3-hydroxyacyl-ACP dehydratase FabZ, protein MMDIRKIMEMIPHRYPFLLVDRVVEMEKGKSISVIKCVSINEPFFQGHFPGLPIMPGVLIVEAMAQAGGLLAIASEEESDTNDKLFLFRSIEKAKFRKTVVPGDVLHLNAKIIKRRGGFMTFECKALVDGEVAAEAEVSALMTDKARGEEIV, encoded by the coding sequence ATGATGGACATCAGAAAAATAATGGAGATGATTCCCCATAGATATCCGTTTCTGCTCGTTGACAGGGTGGTCGAGATGGAAAAGGGGAAGTCGATAAGCGTTATAAAGTGCGTGAGCATAAACGAGCCTTTTTTCCAGGGGCATTTTCCGGGTCTTCCGATAATGCCGGGGGTTCTGATCGTAGAGGCGATGGCGCAGGCCGGGGGACTTCTCGCGATTGCCTCCGAAGAGGAGAGCGATACCAACGACAAGCTCTTCCTGTTTCGGAGCATCGAAAAGGCGAAGTTCAGAAAGACAGTCGTTCCGGGGGACGTGCTTCACCTTAACGCGAAGATAATCAAGCGCAGAGGCGGGTTCATGACCTTCGAGTGCAAGGCTCTCGTCGACGGGGAAGTCGCCGCGGAGGCGGAGGTTTCCGCTCTCATGACCGACAAGGCGAGGGGGGAAGAGATAGTATGA
- a CDS encoding lipid-A-disaccharide synthase, translating into MARIAVVAGETSGDIHAGNLVSRLLEMRPELEVTAIGGDRLEKAGARILSRYSEISAMGIFEVAEKLPALRRAKKTMLALFRENPPDLFLPVDFGGFNLMLAREAKKARVPVIYFIPPKAWAWGSSRIEKVRGCCDHLLAILPFEEDFWRKNGVSCDYVGSPVLDHLQKRSFSPEPDLIGLLPGSRKSEITRIWPHLLEAARIISRERKVRFAVPLAEGLDRRLLSYGNAKGLSLEICEGRAQEVMERSRVCLVASGTATLECALVGTPMVVVYRANPVSLLIARRFITTPFVALPNLIAGREIVPELVQKPAEETALAALEILDEGEKREAMQRGLETVRERIGEPGASERAARIILQRMGLAPVGG; encoded by the coding sequence ATGGCGCGAATAGCAGTGGTGGCCGGGGAGACCTCGGGTGACATCCACGCCGGAAACCTGGTTTCAAGGCTGCTTGAGATGCGCCCGGAGCTTGAGGTGACAGCCATAGGCGGCGACCGCCTGGAGAAGGCCGGGGCGAGGATTCTCAGCCGTTACTCGGAGATATCCGCTATGGGCATCTTTGAGGTCGCTGAAAAGCTCCCCGCCCTCCGAAGGGCGAAAAAGACGATGCTGGCCCTCTTCCGGGAAAATCCCCCGGATCTCTTTCTCCCAGTCGATTTCGGCGGCTTCAACCTTATGCTGGCCAGAGAAGCCAAAAAAGCCCGCGTGCCGGTAATCTACTTCATTCCCCCGAAGGCGTGGGCGTGGGGAAGCTCCAGAATCGAAAAGGTCAGAGGTTGCTGCGACCACCTTCTGGCGATACTCCCCTTCGAGGAGGATTTCTGGCGGAAAAACGGGGTTTCGTGCGACTACGTCGGCTCCCCGGTTCTTGACCACCTCCAAAAGAGAAGTTTTTCCCCCGAGCCGGATCTGATCGGCCTTCTCCCCGGCTCCAGAAAGAGCGAGATAACCCGCATCTGGCCCCACCTTCTGGAGGCCGCGCGGATAATCTCAAGGGAAAGAAAGGTAAGGTTCGCGGTCCCTCTGGCGGAGGGTCTCGACCGGAGACTCCTTTCCTACGGAAACGCCAAGGGGCTTTCACTGGAGATCTGCGAGGGCAGGGCGCAGGAGGTGATGGAGCGGTCGAGAGTCTGCCTCGTGGCCTCCGGCACAGCCACCCTCGAGTGCGCGCTGGTCGGTACCCCGATGGTAGTGGTCTACCGGGCGAACCCCGTTTCCCTGCTTATCGCCCGGAGATTTATCACCACCCCCTTCGTCGCCCTTCCGAACCTCATAGCGGGAAGGGAAATAGTGCCGGAACTCGTCCAGAAACCGGCTGAAGAGACCGCCCTGGCCGCGCTCGAAATCCTGGACGAGGGCGAGAAAAGGGAAGCGATGCAAAGGGGCCTCGAAACCGTCAGGGAAAGAATAGGCGAGCCCGGGGCGAGCGAGCGGGCCGCAAGGATAATCCTTCAGAGGATGGGGCTTGCCCCGGTTGGAGGCTGA